A window of the Fusarium poae strain DAOMC 252244 chromosome 3, whole genome shotgun sequence genome harbors these coding sequences:
- a CDS encoding hypothetical protein (BUSCO:13063at5125), which translates to MRFDSTSQLSLKEFRRNTLDTGIMSHKGNSGKGKRSTKSGGESKSEDVLQAVVIADSFQDRYRPFTTEKPRCLLPLANVPLIEYTLEFLAMNGVNEVYIYCGAHTDQVEDYIGRSRWSSAARTSPFSHLQFVRVSDARSAGDVLRDMDKRSLVDGDFILVNGDLVSNIMLDNALAAHRKRREDSAANIMTMVLRSGGEGDHRTKTNGITPIFVVDTKTQRCLHYDEMDPLASDRYMYLDPAVVDELSTEFEIRSDLIDAEIDICTPEVLALWSESFDYELPRKNFLHGVLKDWELNGKMIYTEICEEGYAARASNLQQYDAVSRDVLDRWTYPFIPECNILPKQSYQRHIHGVVAEQGAFYANDAKLSNSIIGRDSNIGSGSTISNSIVGRDCKIGANVVLVNSYVWDDTTIEDGAKIYQSIVADSAVIGKNASIPEGSLVSFGANVSEGAALPKDTAVSCVDVEGNPVTPDTKLLGASTNAAEFTDPEDEDLDERDPSQLQKSLIYNLAQFNISTSSVSTLSSEISEDEMDENSLNINAGDPSRRTSFASDDAGDKLSFHNEAVHGLVDALRAQSGDFDSAKLEFMGLRLSNDASDAMMRRAVASAFAHRAVELMTPEYGSLEPSKAADRALNSRPGATKFINEVGIGLENDNEAAQVEFIIALQKALTRSPGPEQSRVGILLAAMLQQLYSQDILEEEGILGWWENDRAVEGESMTLLKEKCRMLVDWLENAEEEDDSDDE; encoded by the exons ATGCGCTTCGACTCAACTTCACAACTTTCCCTCAAGGAATTTAGGCGCAACACTCTCGACACCGGCATCATGTCGCACAAGGGCAACAGCGGAAAGGGCAAAAGGTCCACAAAGTCAGGAGGCGAGAGCAAGAGCGAAGATGTTCTCCAGGCGGTC GTCATTGCCGATTCTTTCCAAGACAGATACAGGCCTTTTACGACTGAAAAGCCAAGA TGTCTTCTCCCACTCGCAAACGTTCCTCTTATCGAGTACACTCTAGAGTTTCTGGCAATGAATGGTGTCAATGAAGTCTACATTTACTGCGGTGCCCATACCGATCAGGTCGAAGATTACATCGGCCGTTCTCGATGGTCATCAGCTGCGCGCACATCTCCCTTCTCGCACCTTCAGTTCGTTCGAGTTTCCGACGCACGCTCAGCCGGTGATGTCCTTCGTGACATGGACAAGCGATCACTCGTTGATGGCGATTTTATCCTCGTAAACGGCGACTTGGTATCCAACATTATGCTCGATAATGCCCTGGCGGCGCATCGAAAGCGCAGGGAAGACAGTGCAGCCAACATTATGACAATGGTGTTGCGCAGTGGTGGAGAGGGTGACCACCGAACAAAGACAAACGGAATTACCCCCATCTTCGTTGTCGATACCAAGACTCAGAGATGTCTTCACTATGACGAGATGGACCCCCTGGCAAGCGACCGATACATGTATTTGGATCCGGCTGTTGTGGACGAACTATCTACCGAGTTCGAAATCCGATCCGATCTCATCGACGCCGAGATCGACATATGTACACCCGAGGTCCTTGCACTTTGGTCAGAGAGCTTCGACTACGAACTTCCCCGGAAGAACTTCTTACACGGTGTACTTAAGGATTGGGAGCTGAACGGCAAGATGATTTACACCGAGATTTGCGAGGAGGGCTACGCGGCACGAGCAAGCAACCTACAGCAGTACGATGCTGTCAGTCGCGATGTTCTTGACAGATGGACATATCCCTTCATTCCAGAGTGTAATATCCTACCCAAGCAATCGTACCAACGACATATCCATGGCGTCGTGGCCGAGCAGGGTGCATTCTATGCAAATGATGCCAAACTTTCGAATTCCATTATTGGGCGCGACAGCAACATTGGCTCAGGAAGTACCATCTCCAACAGTATTGTTGGTAGAGACTGTAAGATTGGTGCCAATGTGGTTTTAGTGAACTCTTATGTCTGGGATGATACCACGATTGAGGATGGGGCAAAGATATACCAGTCCATAGTTGCAGACTCGGCAGTCATTGGCAAGAATGCCTCCATACCCGAGGGCAGTCTGGTATCCTTTGGTGCAAACGTTAGCGAGGGCGCTGCACTACCCAAAGACACTGCCGTCTCTTGTGTCGACGTTGAGGGCAACCCTGTGACGCCAGACACCAAACTCCTTGGAGCCAGCACCAACGCCGCCGAGTTCACAGACCCTGAGGATGAGGACCTCGACGAGAGAGATCCATCCCAGCTGCAGAAGAGCCTGATCTACAACTTGGCTCAGTTCAACATATCCACTTCGTCCGTGTCGACGTTGTCTTCCGAGATTTCGgaagatgagatggatgagaaCTCGCTGAACATTAACGCCGGCGATCCTTCCCGTCGTACCTCCTTCGCGTCTGATGACGCTGGCGACAAGCTTTCTTTCCACAACGAGGCTGTCCACGGTCTTGTCGACGCACTGCGCGCACAGTCTGGCGATTTCGACTCGGCCAAGCTCGAGTTCATGGGTCTGCGTCTTTCTAACGACGCTTCCGATGCCATGATGCGCCGCGCTGTGGCCAGTGCCTTCGCTCATCGCGCAGTAGAGCTTATGACCCCTGAGTATGGCAGTCTTGAACCCAGCAAGGCCGCAGACCGTGCCCTCAACTCCCGTCCAGGGGCAACAAAGTTCATCAACGAAGTGGGCATCGGCCTCGAAAACGACAACGAAGCTGCGCAGGTTGAATTCATCATCGCTCTTCAAAAAGCCCTCACACGCTCTCCAGGGCCAGAACAATCTCGAGTGGGCATTCTTCTCGCAGCAATGCTGCAGCAGCTCTACTCACAGGATATCCTTGAGGAGGAAGGTATTTTAGGTTGGTGGGAGAACGATCGAGCTGTTGAGGGAGAGAGCATGACATTGCTGAAGGAGAAGTGCAGGATGCTGGTTGACTGGTTGGAGAAtgctgaggaggaagacgacaGTGATGATGAATAG